The Mycobacteriales bacterium nucleotide sequence AGAGCGGTTCCTCGCCCGAGGTGCTCGCCGCGCTGCGCAGGCGGATCCGCCCCCTGATGCTGCGTCGCACCAAGGACCAGGTCGCGGTCGACCTACCTCCGAGGGTCGAGCAGGTCCTGCCGGTCGAGCTCAACCCCGCGCACCGCAAGGTCTACGACAAGCACCTCGCCCGCGAGCGGCAGCGCGTCCTCGGGCTGCTCGACGACCTGCAGCGCAACCGGATCGCGATCCTGCGCTCGCTCACGGTGCTGCGCCAGCTCGCCCTCGACGCGTCGCTGGTCGACGACGCGCACGCCGGCAAGGTCCGGTCGAGCAAGATCGACGTGCTGCTGGAGCAGCTACAGGAGGTCGTCGCCGAGGGCCACCGGGTGCTGGTCTTCAGCCAGTTCACCGGCTTCCTCGGGCTGGTCAAGGCCCGCCTCGACGCCGAGGGCATCGGCTACTGCTACCTCGACGGCCGCACCCGCAACCGGCCGGCCCGGATCGCGGAGTTCACCGAGGGCACCGCACCGGTGTTCCTCATCAGCCTCAAGGCCGGCGGGGTGGGCCTGACGCTCACCGAGGCCGACTACGTCTTCGTCCTCGACCCCTGGTGGAACCCCGCTGCGGAGGCCCAGGCCGTCGACCGTGCTCACCGCATCGGGCAGTCCAAGACCGTGATGGTCTACCGCCTGGTCGCGACCGACACCATCGAGGAGAAGGTGGTCGCGCTGCAGCAGCGCAAGCGCGACCTGTTCGCGCAGGTCGTCGACGACGACGCGATGACCGGCTCGGCGATGACCGCCGACGACATCCGCGGCCTGTTCACCTGACGAGCCACCGCGCGGTCACGGCCAGGTGATCTCGGCCTCGAGGTCGGCCATCGCGAGGTCGAGGACGCTGCTGCGGTCGGTGAGCACTGCCTGACCCGATCGCAGGTCGTAGCACCGGACCCAGCGCTCCTGCGGGTCGGCGACCACGACGTCGTGGATGCCCCTGCCGGCGTAGAACGGGAGCTTGGCCAAGGTCTCGTCGTCCGGGCTGAGCACCTCGACGACGAGCAGCGCGGTCGGGACGTAGACGGTGTGCGGCGCGGTCGCGCACAGCACGCCGTCCGGGACCCGGAAGTTCGTGGGGCTACCGATGTTGCACCCGCTGAGAGCGGCGAGTCCACGTCGTTTGGCGCGACCGGTCAGGGCGAACAGGATCTCGGCCTGCACGAGGCCGTGGTGGCTGTGCGCGTAGGGAGCCACGTGGTAGGCCCCCTCCCACACCTCGTCGTAGGTGTCCTGCCCGAGCGCGCGGCGCCGCTCCAAGAAGGCCTGGAGCTCCGGGGGTCGCTCTCCCAGGATCACGGTGCGCATGCGGCCAGTCTGACCGACGTCATCGCTGCGGCCAAGGGCCGACTGTGGACAAGCGTCGAGCCCGCCACCCCGGGTGGGGTGACGGGCTCGACGGACGTGCAGGACTACTTGGTGTCGCCCTCGGTGCTGTCCTCGGTGGCGTCGCCCTCGGCGAGCAGGTCGCCCTGGACCGGCTCCTCGGCAGCAGCAGCCTCGGGAGCAGCCTCCTCGGGCGCAGCCTCCTCGGGAGCAGTCTCCTCGGGGGCGGTCTCCTCGACCGGCTCCGCGGCGGGGGCCTCGGTGACCTCGGCGTCGACAGCGGCGCCGGCCTCGGCAGCCTCGTCACGCGCAGCGGCGTCAGCCTCGGCGGCGACGGCGGCGGCGGTCGGGGACTCGGCCTTCAGGTCCTCGGCAGCCTCGAGCGTCGCGCCGGTCGGGGCCTTCTTCGGGGCGGTCTTGGTGCCACGGGCGCGCTCGGCCTCGCCGACGGCCTGCTGGGCCACCGTGAGGGCCTCGACGAGCTCGATGATCGCCATCGGCGCGTTGTCGCCCTTGCGGTTGCCGACCTTGAGGATGCGGGTGTAGCCACCCGGGCGGTTCTCGTAGCGCGGGCCGATCGTCTCGAACAGCTCGTGCACGACCGACTTGTCGCGCACGACCTTGAGGACCTGGCGACGGGCGTGCAGGTCACCGCGCTTGCCGAAGGTGATGAGCTTCTCGACGTAGGGGCGCAGGCGCTTGGCCTTGGCCTCGGTCGTGGTGATCCGGCCGTGCTCGAGCAGCGCGGTCGCGAGGTTGGCGAGCATGAGGCGCTCGTGCGCCGGGCTGCCGCCCATGCGCGGACCCTTGGTGGGCGTAGGCATGTCGTTCCTTCCAGGTGCGGGACCGTGTTCGGTCCGTGGGGGCGCCGCCGCGGGTGCGGGGGCCCTGCCTGCCACCGGTACGACGCAAGGACGGGCCTTGCGTCGTACCGGGCCGTGCTGTGGTTCCTGCTAGAGCTGCTCGTCCTCGGCGAACGACTGGTCGTCGTCGGCCGGGTCGGAGAAGCTCGGGTTGCCGAACTCGTCGGTGCCGTACTGGTTGACGATCTGGCTCGGGTCGAACCCGGGCGGGCTGTCCTTGAGGGCGAGGCCCATCTGGTGCAGCTTGACCTTGACCTCGTCGATCGACTTCGCACCGAAGTTGCGGATGTCGAGCAGGTCGGCCTCCGAGCGCGAGACGAGCTCGCCCACGGTGTGGATGCCCTCGCGCTTGAGGCAGTTGTAGGAGCGGACGGTGAGGTCCATCTCCTCGATCGGCAGCGCGAGGTCGGCCGCGAGAGCGGCGTCGGTCGGCGACGGGCCGATGTCGATGCCCTCGGCCTCGGCGTTGAGCTCCTGCGCGAGACCGAACAGGCCCACGAGGGTCTTGCCGGCCGACGCGATCGCGTCGCGCGGGGTGATCGACGGCTTGGTCTCGACGTCGATGACGAGGCGGTCGAAGTCGGTGCGCTGCTCGACGCGGGTGGCCTCGACCTTGTAGGTCACCTTGAGGACCGGCGAGTAGATGGAGTCGACCGGGATGCGGCCGATCTCCTGGCCGACCTGCTTGTTCTGCACGGCGGAGACGTAGCCGCGACCGCGCTCGACGGTCAGCTCGATCTCCAGGCGGCCCTTGCCGTTGAGGGTCGCGATGTGCAGGTCGGGGCTGTGGATCTCGACGCCCGCGGGGGGCGCGATGTCCGCGGCGGTGACCGGGCCGGGGCCCTGCTTTCGCAGGTACATCACGACCGGCTCGTCGGACTCCGAGGAGACCACGAGCTCCTTGAGGTTGAGGATGAGGTCGGTGACGTCTTCCTTCACCCCCGGGACGGTGGTGAACTCGTGCAGGACGCCGTCGATGCGGATGCTCGTGACCGAGGCACCGGGGATCGACGACAGCAGCGTGCGGCGGATCGAGTTGCCGAGGGTGTAGCCGAAACCGGGCTCGAGCGGCTCGAGGATGAAGCGGGAGCGGTACTCGCTGACCGGCTCCTCGGTGAGGGTGGGGCGCTGTGCGATGAGCACGAAGAGTCCTTCCGGGACCTGTCCGCGGCGTCCGCCATATGACGTCGCGTCTGCGCGCGGATGACGGGTCCGCGCGGTCTTTCGCCCGGCCGGGGCGTCCGTCTGCCCCGGCCGGGATGGTGCTACTTGCTGTAGAGCTCGACGATCAGCTGCTCCTGGACCGGGGTGTCGATCACCTGGCGGGCCGGGAGGTTGTGCACGAGGACGCGCATCTGCGAGGAGATGACCTCCATCCACGCCGGCGGCTGCCGGTCGCCGTGGGTCTCGCGGGCGATGACGTAGGGCGTCAGCTCGCGGCTCTTCGGGCGGATCTCGACGATGTCGCTCGCGGTGACGCGGTACGACGGGATGTCGACCTTCTTGCCGTTGACCAGGACGTGTCCGTGGCGCACGGCCTGCCGGGCGTGGTCGCGAGAGGTCGCGAAGCCGGCGCGGTAGACGACGTTGTCGAGGCGGCTCTCGAGGATGACGAGCAGGTTCTCACCGGTCTTGCCGGTCTTCTTGTTCGCCTCCTCGTAGTAGCCGCGGAACTGCTTCTCGAGCACGCCGTAGATGCGCGCGCACTTCTGCTTCTCGCGCATCTGCAGGAGGTACTCGGAGTCCTTGGTGCGACCGCGGCCGTGCTCACCCGGGGGGTAGGGACGGATCTCGATCGGGCACTTCGGGGACTCGCACTTGCTGCCCTTGAGGAACAGCTTCATCTTCTCGCGACGGCAGCGGCGGCAGTCGGCACCCGTATAGCGGGCCATATCTGTGTGTCTCTCTTCCGGGTCAGACGCGACGGCGCTTGGACGGACGGCAACCGTTGTGCGGCACCGGGGTGACATCGCTGATCGAGCCGACCTCGAGGCCGGTCGCCTGCAGCGAGCGGATCGCCGTCTCGCGGCCCGAACCCGGGCCCTTCACGAACACGTCGACCTTCTTCATGCCGTGCTCCTGCGCCTTGCGGGCGCAGTTCTCCGCGGCCATCTGAGCGGCGAACGGCGTGGACTTGCGCGAGCCCTTGAAGCCGACGTGGCCGGCGGAGGCCCAGGCGATCACGTTGCCCTGCGGGTCGGTGATCGAGACGATCGTGTTGTTGAACGTCGACTTGATGTGCGCCTGGCCGTGCGCGACGTTCTTCTTCTCCTTGCGGCGGACCTTCTTCACGCCGGCGCCGGTGCGGGTCTTGGGAGGCATGTCAGCTCTTCTTCTCGAGGTGGTCGGTGACGTCTGCCGTGACGGGGCGGGTAGTCACTACTTCTTCGGCTTCTTCTTGCCGGCGACGGTCTTCTTCGGGCCCTTGCGGGTGCGCGCGTTGGTGTGCGTGCGCTGCCCGTGGACCGGCAGGCCGCGGCGGTGACGGATGCCCTGGTAGCAGCCGATCTCGATCTTGCGGCGGATGTCCTGGGCGACCTCGCGGCGCAGGTCTCCCTCGACCTTGTAGTTGGCGTCGATCCAGTCGCGCAGCTTGACGAGGTCGTCGTCGCCGAGGTCCTTGACGCGGACGTCCGGCGAGACGCCGGTCTCGGCGAGCGTCTGCTGCGCGCGGGTACGGCCGATGCCGTAGATGTAGGTGAGCGCGATCTCCAACCGCTTCTCGCGGGGGAGGTCGACGCCAGCAAGGCGTGCCATGTGCGGGCTATCTCCTTCTGCATGCGGAGGTCGTGTGCGCGATCCCTGCCCCCTCCTGCCCAGGAGGGGCCCCGGCCTCCGACCGGGGGTGTCCGCTGCGAGCAGCGGGTGGGTGCGCCTCGTGCTTGTGTGGTGCGGGTGGTGCGTTGAGCTGGCTGACTAGCCCTGGCGCTGCTTGTGGCGGGCGCTGGACGAGCAGATGACCATCACGCGACGGTTGCGCCGGATGACGCGGCACTTGTCGCAGATGGGCTTGACGCTCGGCTTGACCTTCACGGGAACTCGTTCCTCTACTTGTAGCGGTAGACGATGCGACCGCGGGTGAGGTCGTAGGGCGAGAGCTCCACGACCACGCGGTCCTCGGGGAGGATGCGGATGTAGTGCTGCCGCATCTTGCCGCTGATGTGGGCCAGGACCTTGTGGCCGTTCTGCAGCTCCACGCGGAACATCGCGTTGGGGAGCGGCTCGACGACTCGGCCCTCGATCTCGATGGCCCCGTCCTTCTTCGGCATGTCCTCCACGATCCGTCGGCTTGGTGGTGCAGATTGGTGGTGCGGGTGGAGCTGCCCGGGAGCATGGTCCGCAGCCCGGTGGGCATGCGGACACGGCGGAGCGCAGTCCGAACGGGAAGTCTACGTCGGAACCGCGCTGCGGTCCAACTCCCCCTGCGCTCGCCCGGCGCGGATGCCGTGTGACCTCGCTCTCACCGGCGCTCCCTCACCCCCTCCCCACCCCTCCGCACCCGGACCCTCGCCCGGACACCACCCCGAACCCACCCCGGACGATCTTCGCCTCCTTGCGGCGGGCTGAGCGTGACCGCCCGCAACACGGCGAAGATCACTATGCAGGAGGGGCGGGGTGGGGGCGGGTCAGAGGGTGGCGTTGTCGGCGAGGGCGTGCAGGACGGTCTTGACCTGGAACGGCGTGAGCTCGGGGTGGTTGCCGAGCAGTCGCGCCACCAGCCCGGTGATGTGCGGTGCGGCGAAGGAGTTGCCGGTCGCGACCAGCCGGGAACCGCCCCGCCAGGCGACCTCGACGTCGATGCCGGGCGCGCCGAACTCGACCGGCGGGTCGGGGTTGTAGTCGAACCGCTCCGGGTCGCGGCGGGGGTGGGAGGCGACGGACAGGACCGCGGCGTACTGGGAGGGGTACGACGCCACCGGTGCGTTGTTGACCGCGCAGACGAGGGCGACCCCGCGGAAGTAGGCCTCGTCGGCGAGGTCGTGGAACAGCCCGTGGTACTCCTCCTTCCCCGTCGACAGCGACAGGTTGACCACGCGCATGCCGTGCTCGACCGCCCAGCGCAACCCCGCGGCGAAGACCGGACCGCGGCCGGTGAGTCGGTCACCCAGCACCCGCACGCTGTGCAGCCGGCAGTCCGGCGCCAGGGACCTGACCACGCCCGCGACCGCGGTCCCGTGCCCGAACAGGTCCTCGTGCGGGCCCTCCTCGACCCGGACGAGGTCGGGCGCCGAGGCGTCGAAGGACAGCGCGACCGAGGAGGCGAGCCCGCCGATGTCGGGGTGGTCGGCCTCGACGCCGCTGTCGATGACCGCGACGTCCACGCCGGCTCCGGTGGAGGACCCGAAGGCCCACTCCCGGGTGATCCTCGCGACCAGTGGCAGGGGGGTGACCGGTCGCAGTCGCCCGGGTTCGAACTGCTCCGACCAGGCGGGCCGGAGAGCTGTCACGGACGCGTCACGGTGGGGCCGTCCCCGGGTAGCCCGGGCGCCCCCGCCCCGTGCGGCCCGCGAGCCGCCCTGCCTGCTGCCGTGCCTGCCGTTGCCCTGCTGTGGCCACGAACTCGCGGACGACCCGCACCGCGAGCCGGCGCTGCTCCGCGTCGAGCCTGCCCAGCTCGCCGAACAGCGCCGCGAGCTCGAGCAGGTCGCTCTCGGGCGGGTGGACGCGGGCGGCCGCGGCGTCGAGCACCTCGGACAGCTCGGCGTCGAGCGCGGCCGAGACCGCGAGCGCCCGCACCAGGCGTCGTCCGAAGTCGTCGAAGGCCCGCGCGCCCTCCAGAGCCAGCGCCGCCTGGTCCGCGACGAGGCCGAGCAGCTCCATGTCGGCCGAGGCCTCCGGTCGGTCCTCGCTGCGGTCCAGGACCTCCAGCACCCCGAGCAGCCGGTCCGAGGTCGCGATGGGTGCCGCGAGGATGCTCCTCGGCGTGTAGCCGCTGCCGTCGTCGACCGGGCCGCTCCACCGCGGGTCGGAGCGCAGGTCGGACACGACGAGCGGCTGCCCGGACATCGCGACCCACCCGGCGATGCCGTGCCCCGACGGCACGCGCAATCCCTTCACGGCCTCGGCGCCAGCGCCCACGACGGTGGTGAAGACGAGCTCGGAGTCGTCCTCGGTGAGCAGGGCCAGCGAGCAGGCGGCCGCGCCGAACATCCGCATCGCGGTCGCCGTGACGGCCTCGACGAGGTCGTCGTAGCCGCCCGGAGAGAGCACCGGGCCGAGGTCGCCCGCCAGCGCGGCCAGCCGGTCGAGCAGCGAACCCAGAGCCGGCTCACCGGTCGGGTCGACGGCCGAGCCGTCGGGGCCGCCGGGGTTGTCGGTCATGACACGGTCGCGCAGGCAGCGTGCTCGGCGTCGCCGGCGTAGTCGACCCGCCACGCCTCACCGCCGAGGGCCGGGAGCCGCACCCGGGCGACGCCGTCGAGCAGCGCGACCCGCAGCGAGGACGAGGACGAGGAGAGCACGACCTCTCCGCTCGCTGTCGGCAGCGGCAGGGCGGTCACGGCGTCCACGACCGTGACGGTCACGCCGAGT carries:
- a CDS encoding Uma2 family endonuclease encodes the protein MRTVILGERPPELQAFLERRRALGQDTYDEVWEGAYHVAPYAHSHHGLVQAEILFALTGRAKRRGLAALSGCNIGSPTNFRVPDGVLCATAPHTVYVPTALLVVEVLSPDDETLAKLPFYAGRGIHDVVVADPQERWVRCYDLRSGQAVLTDRSSVLDLAMADLEAEITWP
- the rplQ gene encoding 50S ribosomal protein L17 → MPTPTKGPRMGGSPAHERLMLANLATALLEHGRITTTEAKAKRLRPYVEKLITFGKRGDLHARRQVLKVVRDKSVVHELFETIGPRYENRPGGYTRILKVGNRKGDNAPMAIIELVEALTVAQQAVGEAERARGTKTAPKKAPTGATLEAAEDLKAESPTAAAVAAEADAAARDEAAEAGAAVDAEVTEAPAAEPVEETAPEETAPEEAAPEEAAPEAAAAEEPVQGDLLAEGDATEDSTEGDTK
- a CDS encoding DNA-directed RNA polymerase subunit alpha; this translates as MLIAQRPTLTEEPVSEYRSRFILEPLEPGFGYTLGNSIRRTLLSSIPGASVTSIRIDGVLHEFTTVPGVKEDVTDLILNLKELVVSSESDEPVVMYLRKQGPGPVTAADIAPPAGVEIHSPDLHIATLNGKGRLEIELTVERGRGYVSAVQNKQVGQEIGRIPVDSIYSPVLKVTYKVEATRVEQRTDFDRLVIDVETKPSITPRDAIASAGKTLVGLFGLAQELNAEAEGIDIGPSPTDAALAADLALPIEEMDLTVRSYNCLKREGIHTVGELVSRSEADLLDIRNFGAKSIDEVKVKLHQMGLALKDSPPGFDPSQIVNQYGTDEFGNPSFSDPADDDQSFAEDEQL
- the rpsD gene encoding 30S ribosomal protein S4; the encoded protein is MARYTGADCRRCRREKMKLFLKGSKCESPKCPIEIRPYPPGEHGRGRTKDSEYLLQMREKQKCARIYGVLEKQFRGYYEEANKKTGKTGENLLVILESRLDNVVYRAGFATSRDHARQAVRHGHVLVNGKKVDIPSYRVTASDIVEIRPKSRELTPYVIARETHGDRQPPAWMEVISSQMRVLVHNLPARQVIDTPVQEQLIVELYSK
- the rpsK gene encoding 30S ribosomal protein S11 is translated as MPPKTRTGAGVKKVRRKEKKNVAHGQAHIKSTFNNTIVSITDPQGNVIAWASAGHVGFKGSRKSTPFAAQMAAENCARKAQEHGMKKVDVFVKGPGSGRETAIRSLQATGLEVGSISDVTPVPHNGCRPSKRRRV
- the rpsM gene encoding 30S ribosomal protein S13, whose product is MARLAGVDLPREKRLEIALTYIYGIGRTRAQQTLAETGVSPDVRVKDLGDDDLVKLRDWIDANYKVEGDLRREVAQDIRRKIEIGCYQGIRHRRGLPVHGQRTHTNARTRKGPKKTVAGKKKPKK
- the rpmJ gene encoding 50S ribosomal protein L36 encodes the protein MKVKPSVKPICDKCRVIRRNRRVMVICSSSARHKQRQG
- the infA gene encoding translation initiation factor IF-1 — protein: MPKKDGAIEIEGRVVEPLPNAMFRVELQNGHKVLAHISGKMRQHYIRILPEDRVVVELSPYDLTRGRIVYRYK
- a CDS encoding S8 family serine peptidase — its product is MTALRPAWSEQFEPGRLRPVTPLPLVARITREWAFGSSTGAGVDVAVIDSGVEADHPDIGGLASSVALSFDASAPDLVRVEEGPHEDLFGHGTAVAGVVRSLAPDCRLHSVRVLGDRLTGRGPVFAAGLRWAVEHGMRVVNLSLSTGKEEYHGLFHDLADEAYFRGVALVCAVNNAPVASYPSQYAAVLSVASHPRRDPERFDYNPDPPVEFGAPGIDVEVAWRGGSRLVATGNSFAAPHITGLVARLLGNHPELTPFQVKTVLHALADNATL
- a CDS encoding GAF domain-containing protein — translated: MTDNPGGPDGSAVDPTGEPALGSLLDRLAALAGDLGPVLSPGGYDDLVEAVTATAMRMFGAAACSLALLTEDDSELVFTTVVGAGAEAVKGLRVPSGHGIAGWVAMSGQPLVVSDLRSDPRWSGPVDDGSGYTPRSILAAPIATSDRLLGVLEVLDRSEDRPEASADMELLGLVADQAALALEGARAFDDFGRRLVRALAVSAALDAELSEVLDAAAARVHPPESDLLELAALFGELGRLDAEQRRLAVRVVREFVATAGQRQARQQAGRLAGRTGRGRPGYPGTAPP